Proteins found in one Arthrobacter sp. U41 genomic segment:
- the tkt gene encoding transketolase, producing the protein MLSSTANSAALDWTPADERAVDTARVLAADAVEKVGNGHPGTAMSLAPAAYLLFQKLMRHDPRDPDWLGRDRFILSPGHSSLTLYIQLFLSGYGLELDDLKALRTWDSLTPGHPEYKHTAGVEITTGPLGQGLASSVGFAYSQRRMRGLFDADAAEGTSPFDHTIWVIASDGDIQEGVTSEASSLAGHQELGNLVVVYDENHISIEDDTDISFTEDVLKRYEAYGWHTQRVDWTETGEYVEDVQELYAALLAAKAETSKPSIISLRTIIGYPAPKKQNTGKIHGSALGADEVAGLKEVLGFDPAKSFEVDQDILAHARAVVDRGAAVRSEWDESFQAWQSANPEGAALLKRIEAKKLPAGLDAALPVFEAGKDVSTRAASGKVLNALGPVMPELWGGSADLAESNNTTIEGSPSFIPASRSTDAWKGNPYGRVLHFGIREHAAASIVNGISLHGRTRAFSGTFLIFSDYQRPAIRLSALMGVPSIYVWSHDSIGLGEDGPTHQPVEQLATLRAVVGLDVVRPGDANEVGIAWKTMLENHENPAGIVLTRQNVRTFARGEGAADGDTFASPAGVAKGGYVLAEASRDGATVPAQVLLIATGSEVQLAVQAREALQAEGVAARVISMPCVEWFNKQDAAYRESVLPAAVKARVSVEAGLALGWREFVGDAGRSVSLEHYGASADYKRLFQEFGITAEAVAAAAKDSLAAARA; encoded by the coding sequence ATGCTCTCCAGCACTGCGAATTCAGCGGCACTTGACTGGACTCCCGCGGACGAGCGCGCCGTGGACACAGCCCGTGTTCTGGCCGCGGACGCCGTCGAGAAGGTCGGCAACGGCCACCCTGGCACGGCCATGAGCCTGGCCCCGGCCGCCTACCTTCTCTTCCAGAAGCTGATGCGCCATGACCCCCGCGACCCGGACTGGCTGGGACGTGACCGTTTCATCCTGTCACCCGGTCACTCCTCGCTGACCCTTTACATCCAGCTGTTCCTGTCCGGTTACGGCCTGGAACTGGACGACCTCAAGGCGTTGCGCACCTGGGATTCGCTGACCCCCGGCCACCCGGAGTACAAGCACACCGCTGGTGTTGAAATCACCACCGGCCCCTTGGGCCAGGGCCTTGCCTCCTCCGTGGGTTTCGCCTACTCCCAGCGCCGGATGCGCGGCCTGTTCGACGCCGACGCCGCCGAGGGCACATCCCCGTTTGACCACACCATCTGGGTTATCGCGTCCGACGGCGACATCCAGGAAGGCGTAACCTCCGAGGCTTCCTCCTTGGCGGGTCACCAGGAACTGGGCAACCTCGTTGTTGTCTACGATGAGAACCACATCTCCATCGAGGACGACACCGACATCTCCTTTACTGAGGACGTCCTGAAGCGCTACGAGGCCTACGGCTGGCACACCCAGCGCGTTGACTGGACCGAGACCGGCGAATACGTCGAAGACGTCCAGGAGTTGTACGCGGCCCTGCTCGCCGCGAAGGCCGAGACCTCCAAACCGTCCATCATTTCGCTGCGCACCATCATCGGGTACCCTGCGCCGAAGAAACAGAACACCGGCAAGATCCACGGTTCAGCACTCGGTGCTGATGAAGTAGCCGGACTCAAGGAGGTTCTGGGCTTCGATCCGGCCAAGTCCTTCGAGGTGGATCAGGACATCCTGGCCCACGCCCGCGCCGTCGTCGACCGCGGTGCCGCTGTCCGCAGCGAATGGGACGAGTCCTTTCAGGCCTGGCAGTCGGCCAACCCTGAGGGCGCCGCATTGTTGAAGCGGATAGAAGCCAAGAAGCTTCCGGCCGGACTCGACGCCGCCCTGCCCGTCTTCGAAGCCGGCAAGGATGTCTCCACCCGTGCAGCGTCGGGGAAGGTCCTGAACGCGCTGGGTCCGGTTATGCCCGAACTGTGGGGCGGGTCGGCCGACCTCGCCGAGTCCAACAACACCACCATCGAAGGATCGCCGTCGTTCATCCCGGCCTCCCGCTCCACGGATGCATGGAAAGGCAACCCCTACGGCCGGGTCCTGCACTTCGGCATCCGCGAGCACGCCGCAGCATCGATTGTGAACGGCATCTCGCTGCACGGCCGGACACGCGCTTTCTCGGGCACGTTCCTGATCTTCAGCGACTACCAGCGCCCTGCAATCCGCCTCTCCGCCTTGATGGGTGTCCCGTCCATCTATGTGTGGTCCCACGACTCCATCGGCCTTGGTGAGGACGGCCCCACCCACCAGCCCGTGGAGCAGCTCGCTACCCTGCGCGCCGTTGTTGGCCTAGACGTGGTCCGTCCCGGTGACGCGAACGAGGTGGGCATAGCGTGGAAGACCATGCTGGAAAACCACGAGAACCCGGCCGGCATCGTTCTGACCCGTCAGAACGTCCGCACCTTCGCCCGCGGCGAGGGTGCGGCCGACGGTGACACCTTTGCCTCCCCGGCGGGCGTCGCAAAGGGCGGCTATGTTCTGGCCGAGGCTTCGAGGGACGGCGCTACCGTGCCAGCCCAGGTGTTGCTGATCGCTACTGGCTCCGAGGTGCAGCTAGCCGTCCAGGCCCGTGAAGCCCTCCAGGCCGAAGGTGTCGCCGCCCGCGTCATCTCCATGCCGTGTGTCGAGTGGTTCAACAAGCAGGACGCCGCTTACCGGGAGTCCGTGTTGCCGGCCGCCGTCAAGGCCCGCGTCTCGGTCGAGGCCGGACTGGCCCTGGGCTGGCGGGAATTTGTCGGCGATGCCGGCCGGTCCGTCAGCCTGGAGCACTACGGTGCTTCGGCGGACTACAAGCGCCTGTTCCAGGAGTTTGGTATTACCGCGGAGGCTGTCGCCGCGGCCGCCAAGGACTCCTTGGCCGCTGCCCGCGCCTGA
- the tal gene encoding transaldolase — MIKATPTAQLSDAGVSIWLDDLSRERLASGSLQKLIDEKNVVGVTTNPSIFQAAITSGSDYDAKIAELAAQGAGVEETIFEITTTDVADACDLFAPIAAATNGVDGRVSIEVDPRLAWDTERTIAEAKNLYKKVDKDNVLIKIPATLEGLAAITATLGEGISVNVTLIFSLDRYRAVINAFQSGLKLAKENGHDLAKIHSVASFFVSRVDSEIDKRLDAIGTDEAKALKGKAGVANARLAYQVYEDLFATERWAVLAETGALPQRPLWASTGVKDPAYPDTLYVTELVAADVVNTMPEKTLDATFDHGVVAGDTITGTYAEANRVLNALDELGIAYNEVVALLESEGLDKFVASWKELLADVEGALATAGKSS; from the coding sequence ATGATCAAAGCAACCCCTACCGCCCAGCTGTCCGATGCCGGTGTGTCCATCTGGCTCGATGACCTTTCCCGCGAGCGTCTCGCCAGCGGAAGCCTGCAGAAGCTCATCGACGAAAAGAACGTGGTGGGCGTGACCACCAACCCATCCATCTTTCAGGCCGCGATCACCTCCGGCTCGGACTACGACGCAAAGATCGCCGAACTTGCCGCGCAGGGCGCCGGCGTCGAGGAGACCATCTTCGAGATCACCACCACCGACGTCGCCGACGCCTGCGATCTGTTCGCACCGATCGCCGCCGCCACCAACGGCGTAGACGGCCGTGTCTCCATCGAGGTTGACCCCCGTCTCGCTTGGGACACCGAGCGCACCATCGCCGAGGCTAAGAACCTCTACAAGAAGGTGGACAAGGACAACGTCCTGATTAAGATCCCGGCAACGCTCGAAGGCTTGGCGGCCATCACGGCCACCCTGGGCGAAGGCATCAGCGTCAACGTGACCTTGATTTTCTCCCTGGACCGCTACCGCGCCGTCATTAACGCCTTCCAGTCCGGCCTGAAACTGGCCAAGGAGAACGGTCACGACCTCGCCAAGATTCACTCGGTTGCCTCGTTCTTCGTCTCCCGGGTGGACTCTGAGATCGACAAGCGACTGGACGCTATCGGCACCGACGAAGCCAAGGCACTCAAGGGCAAAGCGGGAGTGGCGAACGCCCGGCTGGCCTACCAGGTCTATGAAGACCTCTTCGCCACCGAACGCTGGGCGGTCCTGGCCGAAACTGGCGCACTCCCGCAGCGTCCCCTGTGGGCCTCCACCGGCGTCAAGGACCCGGCCTACCCCGATACCCTCTACGTGACCGAACTGGTTGCTGCCGATGTCGTAAACACCATGCCGGAGAAGACGCTCGACGCCACCTTCGACCACGGCGTGGTCGCCGGTGATACCATCACCGGCACCTACGCGGAAGCCAACCGCGTGCTGAACGCCCTGGACGAACTGGGCATCGCCTACAACGAGGTGGTGGCCCTCCTGGAGTCCGAGGGGCTGGACAAGTTCGTGGCCAGCTGGAAGGAACTGCTGGCCGACGTCGAAGGCGCCCTCGCCACCGCAGGGAAGTCTTCCTGA
- the rpe gene encoding ribulose-phosphate 3-epimerase, giving the protein MSASPLNCCINPSILSADFVNLEAELARISNADAVHVDVMDSHFVPNLTIGLPVVERLQKVSTIPLDAHLMIANVDRWAPQYADAGLSSVTFHVEASNAPIKLARELRARGAKAGMALRPATPVEPYLDMLPELDMLLIMTVEPGFGGQAFLDVMLPKIRRARAAVEGSGVNVAIQVDGGITEETITRAAEAGANVFVAGSAVYGKPSPADAIESLRANGQLAFGPRALHLNNTPQPA; this is encoded by the coding sequence ATGTCCGCATCACCTTTGAACTGCTGCATCAACCCCAGCATCCTCTCGGCCGACTTCGTCAACCTCGAGGCCGAGCTTGCCCGCATCAGCAACGCCGATGCCGTACACGTGGATGTCATGGACAGCCACTTTGTGCCAAATCTGACCATCGGCCTGCCTGTCGTGGAACGGCTGCAGAAGGTCAGCACCATCCCATTGGACGCCCACCTGATGATTGCCAACGTCGACCGCTGGGCGCCGCAGTATGCCGACGCCGGCCTGAGCTCGGTGACGTTCCACGTCGAGGCATCCAATGCTCCCATCAAACTTGCCCGCGAACTTCGGGCACGTGGGGCCAAGGCGGGCATGGCATTGCGCCCGGCCACTCCGGTGGAACCGTACCTGGACATGCTCCCCGAACTGGACATGCTGTTGATCATGACGGTGGAGCCGGGCTTCGGTGGCCAGGCGTTCCTGGACGTCATGCTGCCTAAGATCCGCCGTGCCCGGGCGGCGGTAGAGGGCTCAGGGGTCAACGTGGCCATCCAGGTGGACGGCGGTATCACGGAGGAAACCATCACCCGCGCAGCGGAGGCCGGTGCCAACGTCTTTGTGGCAGGATCCGCCGTGTACGGCAAGCCGTCGCCTGCGGATGCCATCGAGTCGCTGCGCGCGAACGGCCAGCTGGCCTTCGGCCCGAGGGCTCTGCACCTCAACAACACACCCCAACCAGCCTGA
- a CDS encoding ribose-5-phosphate isomerase: MRVHIATDHAGMELCSHLITVLSAKGYQMVDHGPASYDAEDDYPAFCIKAASAVVADQAAGVDALGIVLGGSGNGEQIAANKVKGVRAALAWNLDTAKLAREHNNANLVAVGGRQHTVQEATELIEAFLAEPFSNAERHERRIGQIATYETTGEVAG; the protein is encoded by the coding sequence ATGCGCGTTCATATCGCAACCGACCATGCCGGAATGGAGCTATGCTCCCACCTCATTACTGTACTTTCAGCCAAGGGCTACCAGATGGTGGACCACGGACCGGCGTCCTATGACGCCGAGGACGACTACCCTGCGTTCTGTATTAAGGCAGCGTCTGCCGTTGTGGCCGATCAGGCCGCGGGCGTAGACGCCCTCGGGATAGTGTTGGGCGGCTCGGGCAACGGCGAGCAGATCGCCGCAAATAAAGTCAAAGGTGTCCGCGCGGCCTTGGCATGGAACCTAGACACGGCGAAATTGGCCCGTGAACACAACAACGCCAACTTAGTGGCAGTGGGTGGACGGCAGCACACCGTTCAGGAAGCCACAGAACTGATCGAGGCATTCCTGGCAGAACCGTTTAGCAACGCCGAGCGCCACGAACGCCGCATTGGCCAGATCGCAACCTATGAGACCACCGGTGAGGTTGCCGGATAG
- the fbaA gene encoding class II fructose-bisphosphate aldolase: protein MPIATPEIYSEMIDRAKTGGFAFPAVNVTSSQTLNAALRGFAGAESDGIVQVSTGGAAYWSGASTKDMVAGSLGFAAFAREVAKNYGVNIALHTDHCPKDKLEGFVLPLLAASEAEVKAGRNPLFSSHMWDGSAETLPENLRIARELLERTAAAKMILEVEIGTVGGEEDGVENAINDKLYTTVEDALATIEALGSGENGRYITALTFGNVHGVYKPGGVKLRPEILKDIQEQVGAKIGKANPFDLVFHGGSGSSEKEIADAVSYGVIKMNIDTDTQYAYTRPVADHMFRNYDGVLKVDGEVGNKKLYDPRVWGASAEAGLAARVVEAARQLGSTGKTF from the coding sequence ATGCCCATTGCAACCCCAGAGATCTACTCCGAGATGATCGACCGCGCTAAGACGGGCGGCTTCGCGTTCCCGGCCGTCAACGTCACCTCCTCCCAGACCCTTAACGCAGCCCTCCGCGGCTTCGCCGGGGCCGAGTCCGACGGCATCGTCCAGGTCTCCACCGGCGGCGCCGCGTACTGGTCCGGAGCCTCCACCAAGGACATGGTTGCCGGCTCGCTCGGCTTCGCCGCGTTTGCCCGCGAAGTCGCCAAGAACTACGGCGTCAACATCGCCCTGCACACCGACCACTGCCCCAAGGACAAGCTCGAGGGCTTCGTGCTGCCGCTGCTGGCAGCCTCCGAAGCCGAGGTCAAGGCCGGCCGCAACCCGCTCTTCAGCTCCCACATGTGGGACGGCTCGGCCGAGACGCTCCCGGAGAACCTGCGCATCGCCCGGGAACTGCTGGAGCGCACCGCTGCCGCGAAGATGATCCTCGAGGTCGAGATCGGCACCGTCGGCGGCGAGGAAGACGGCGTCGAGAACGCCATCAACGACAAGCTGTACACGACCGTTGAGGACGCCCTGGCCACCATCGAGGCTCTCGGCTCGGGTGAGAACGGCCGCTACATCACGGCGCTGACCTTCGGCAACGTGCACGGCGTCTACAAGCCCGGCGGCGTCAAGCTGCGCCCGGAGATTCTCAAGGACATCCAGGAGCAGGTCGGTGCCAAGATCGGCAAGGCCAACCCGTTCGACCTGGTCTTCCACGGCGGTTCGGGCTCCTCCGAAAAGGAGATCGCCGACGCCGTCTCCTACGGCGTGATCAAAATGAACATCGACACCGACACCCAGTACGCGTACACCCGCCCCGTCGCGGACCACATGTTCCGCAACTACGACGGCGTCCTGAAGGTCGACGGGGAGGTCGGGAACAAGAAGCTGTACGATCCCCGGGTCTGGGGCGCCTCCGCCGAAGCGGGCCTCGCGGCACGCGTCGTCGAGGCTGCCCGGCAGCTCGGCTCGACCGGCAAGACGTTCTAG
- a CDS encoding Gfo/Idh/MocA family protein has product MSEKLRWGVLGGARIVRKTIPALQGTKNGEVVGIASRTEERAREFANKHGISRVFESYEALLASPDIDAVYIPLPNALHLEWILKSLDAGKHVLCEKPLAMSVTECEEIARKADATGLKVLEGFAYRFHPRFEKLQELLEARVVGKLTFVHVGHTFDAGGDDNIRWYTGLGGGALFDTGCYCVNVSRMVTAQEPARVAAFGNYRDANDSGRIELSIAGMLRFPGNATALFDTGLNLERRNFLEITGTEGRLYLDNPFGLLEEDSVLEEHHFGQDTTYHAVKGENNFVRMGEHFADSVMGGTPLRYGLRDAANNARVLEALDRAARKQEQSV; this is encoded by the coding sequence ATGAGCGAGAAACTGCGTTGGGGCGTCCTGGGAGGCGCCCGCATCGTACGCAAGACAATTCCGGCGTTGCAGGGAACGAAAAACGGTGAGGTAGTAGGTATCGCTTCCCGCACGGAGGAGAGGGCTAGAGAGTTCGCCAACAAGCACGGCATCTCACGGGTATTTGAATCTTATGAGGCGCTGCTCGCTTCCCCGGACATCGACGCTGTTTACATTCCGCTGCCGAACGCGCTTCACCTCGAGTGGATTCTGAAATCCTTGGACGCAGGCAAGCACGTCCTCTGTGAAAAGCCTTTGGCGATGAGCGTCACCGAATGCGAGGAGATTGCACGCAAGGCCGATGCGACCGGTCTTAAAGTCTTAGAGGGCTTCGCTTACCGTTTTCACCCGCGTTTCGAGAAGTTGCAAGAGCTGCTCGAGGCTCGTGTGGTGGGCAAGTTGACATTTGTCCACGTTGGTCACACTTTCGACGCGGGCGGAGACGACAACATCCGCTGGTACACGGGGCTCGGCGGCGGCGCACTTTTCGATACGGGCTGCTACTGCGTCAACGTGAGCCGGATGGTCACCGCCCAGGAACCCGCTCGAGTTGCGGCCTTTGGTAACTACCGCGACGCCAACGACAGCGGTCGAATTGAGCTCAGCATTGCTGGCATGCTGCGCTTTCCCGGCAACGCAACCGCGCTTTTTGATACCGGACTGAACCTCGAGCGCCGCAACTTTTTGGAAATCACGGGGACCGAGGGGCGACTCTACCTCGACAATCCTTTTGGCCTCTTGGAGGAGGACTCTGTCTTAGAGGAGCATCACTTCGGGCAGGACACTACCTATCACGCGGTAAAGGGCGAAAACAACTTCGTACGGATGGGCGAACACTTCGCCGACAGCGTCATGGGCGGTACGCCGCTCCGCTACGGTCTAAGGGACGCGGCAAACAACGCGCGGGTGTTGGAAGCTCTCGACAGGGCAGCGCGGAAACAGGAACAGAGCGTCTGA
- a CDS encoding glyceraldehyde-3-phosphate dehydrogenase — MGREALAEAMIPVIGRLYRENNVVTSIHGRSLINKSTMNIFKAHRFARRISNDELLLEETAPLLNVLAGLELGAAAIDIARLSQKFKEDGGDATLEDFLRQELAEVVGKRGNNDRTSTDVVLYGFGRIGRLLARVLIEKAGGGHGLRLRAIVVRKGSDNDLSKRASLLRRDSVHGSFEGTIRVDEEADTITANGVQLQVIYSDNPAAIDYTAYGIHDALVVDNTGRWRDAEGLSQHLQSKGVARVLLTAPGEGELKNIVHGINHHTIEDTDQIVSAASCTTNAITPVLKAINDKFGVIHGHVETVHSFTNDQNLIDNFHKGDRRGRSAALNMVITETGAAKAVAKALPELLGKLTGSSIRVPTPDVSLAILNVSLENGTTKEEVNDYLREMSLHSDLRKQIDYIDSPEVVSTDFVGSRRTGIVDGLATVSTGKNLVLYVWYDNEFGYSCQVVRVMEEMAGVNRPSFPATGVVQEAMSVLAALGSV, encoded by the coding sequence ATGGGCCGGGAGGCCCTCGCCGAGGCCATGATTCCGGTGATCGGCCGGCTTTACCGCGAGAATAACGTGGTGACCAGCATCCATGGCCGGAGCCTGATCAACAAGTCCACCATGAACATCTTCAAGGCGCACCGCTTCGCCCGCAGGATCAGCAATGACGAACTGCTCCTGGAGGAGACCGCTCCCCTCTTAAACGTTCTGGCAGGGCTGGAACTCGGAGCGGCAGCGATCGACATTGCCCGGCTGAGCCAGAAGTTTAAGGAAGATGGCGGCGACGCTACCCTGGAGGATTTTCTCCGCCAGGAGCTCGCAGAGGTCGTGGGCAAACGCGGCAACAACGACCGCACCAGCACAGATGTCGTGCTCTACGGCTTTGGCCGCATCGGCCGGCTCTTGGCCCGCGTCCTGATCGAAAAGGCCGGTGGCGGGCACGGCCTGCGCTTGCGGGCCATCGTAGTGCGGAAGGGGTCGGACAACGACCTCTCCAAACGTGCCAGCCTCCTGCGCCGCGACTCGGTCCACGGCTCTTTTGAGGGCACCATTCGTGTTGACGAGGAAGCCGACACCATCACCGCCAACGGTGTGCAGCTCCAGGTCATCTACTCCGATAATCCGGCCGCCATCGACTACACCGCCTACGGCATCCACGACGCCCTGGTGGTGGACAACACCGGCCGCTGGCGCGACGCCGAAGGCCTATCGCAGCACCTGCAGAGCAAGGGCGTTGCCCGCGTCCTCCTGACGGCCCCCGGCGAGGGCGAACTGAAGAACATCGTTCACGGCATCAACCACCACACGATCGAAGACACCGACCAGATCGTGTCGGCAGCCTCCTGCACCACCAACGCCATCACCCCGGTGTTGAAGGCCATCAACGACAAGTTCGGCGTCATCCACGGCCATGTGGAAACGGTGCACTCCTTCACTAACGACCAGAACCTGATCGACAACTTCCACAAGGGCGACCGCCGCGGACGCTCGGCCGCGCTGAACATGGTCATCACCGAAACCGGTGCCGCAAAGGCAGTAGCCAAAGCGTTGCCCGAGCTGCTCGGCAAGCTCACCGGCAGCTCCATCCGTGTCCCCACACCGGACGTTTCGCTGGCCATCCTCAACGTGAGCCTGGAAAACGGCACCACAAAGGAGGAAGTCAATGACTACCTCCGGGAGATGTCCCTCCACTCGGACCTGCGCAAGCAGATCGACTACATCGACTCACCCGAAGTGGTGTCCACCGACTTCGTCGGTTCACGCCGTACCGGCATCGTGGATGGCCTCGCCACCGTTTCCACCGGGAAGAACCTGGTCCTGTACGTCTGGTACGACAACGAGTTCGGCTACAGCTGCCAGGTGGTCCGGGTCATGGAGGAAATGGCCGGCGTGAATCGGCCGTCCTTCCCCGCAACGGGAGTGGTTCAGGAGGCCATGTCGGTGCTTGCGGCCTTGGGATCCGTCTAG
- a CDS encoding TetR/AcrR family transcriptional regulator has product MRVSAKDRKEQLISATVELMRREGVQSVTMRAIAKEANAPLATAHYCFSGKEELMEAAAEAWLKNLSSFSGDIPVHVGLRKAVEQVAQGYWRALEEEPASLLAEIELILWATRNAPVSPLAAKIYPAYEVELGNLFSSAIQNNGDQCRIGVPDLVRSFLMIYDGAALQYLTDPTATDHRALFFMTLDALLTRAGV; this is encoded by the coding sequence ATGCGGGTGTCCGCAAAAGATCGAAAAGAACAGCTGATTTCAGCAACTGTGGAACTGATGAGGCGTGAGGGTGTTCAGTCCGTGACCATGCGGGCCATTGCTAAAGAGGCTAATGCCCCCTTGGCAACTGCGCATTATTGCTTCAGCGGTAAAGAAGAGCTCATGGAGGCGGCCGCTGAGGCCTGGCTGAAGAACCTAAGCAGTTTTTCCGGTGACATCCCGGTCCACGTGGGCCTCCGTAAGGCGGTGGAACAAGTAGCCCAAGGCTACTGGCGGGCGTTGGAAGAAGAGCCGGCCAGTCTCCTTGCTGAGATCGAACTCATTTTGTGGGCAACACGCAATGCCCCCGTCAGCCCGCTGGCCGCGAAGATCTATCCTGCCTACGAGGTGGAGCTTGGAAATCTCTTCTCCTCCGCGATCCAAAACAATGGTGATCAGTGCCGCATCGGCGTCCCCGACCTCGTAAGGTCTTTCCTTATGATCTACGACGGCGCGGCCCTTCAATACTTGACTGACCCCACAGCGACCGATCACCGCGCCTTGTTCTTCATGACGCTTGATGCACTGCTGACCAGGGCCGGCGTCTAA
- a CDS encoding NAD(P)-binding domain-containing protein, translating to MVLRVGIIGAGPSGLAQLRAFESARQKGASIPEIMCFEKQGDWGGQWNSSWRIGLDGHGEPVHSSMYRHLWSNGPKECLEFSDYSFDEHFGRPISSFPPREVLFDYIKGRVEKSDVRKYVKFNTVARHTSYNEATQEFTLTVEDLKTNLTETHVFDKLVVATGHFHVPAIPEFKGIKTFPGEVLHAHDFRGAERFYGKKLLMIGSSYSAEDIGMQSHKMGAASLTLSYRTAPMGYHWPENTVERPLVTHFQGRTAYFSDGTHDDFDAVVLCTGYQHKYPYLPSELSLKSPNVLYPGNLYKGVVWQQNENLFYLGAQDQYYTFNMFDAQAWFARDVMTGKIDLPSLAERDADIQLWLERQAALSDHDAEADFQTDYLRELIEATDYPPFDLDAVCQLFKDWMHHKHDDILGYRDMLHRSVVTGTLATQHHTRWINAMDDSMERYLHGTSQNLDNMTPDNLTETVAAG from the coding sequence ATGGTATTACGAGTCGGAATCATTGGTGCCGGACCCAGCGGACTGGCACAACTGCGGGCGTTTGAATCAGCACGTCAGAAGGGCGCCTCGATCCCCGAAATCATGTGCTTCGAGAAGCAAGGCGACTGGGGCGGACAGTGGAACAGCAGCTGGCGGATCGGGCTGGATGGGCACGGTGAGCCGGTGCACTCCAGCATGTACCGCCACCTATGGTCAAACGGGCCCAAGGAGTGCCTGGAGTTCTCGGACTACTCCTTTGACGAGCACTTCGGCCGTCCGATTTCCTCATTCCCGCCTCGCGAGGTCCTCTTCGACTACATCAAGGGCCGCGTGGAAAAGTCAGACGTCCGCAAGTACGTCAAGTTCAATACGGTTGCCCGCCACACTAGCTACAACGAGGCCACGCAGGAATTCACGCTGACGGTTGAGGACCTCAAAACCAACCTCACGGAGACCCATGTATTCGACAAGCTGGTGGTGGCCACCGGCCACTTCCATGTTCCCGCCATCCCCGAGTTCAAGGGCATCAAAACCTTCCCGGGCGAGGTTCTGCACGCCCATGATTTCCGCGGTGCCGAGCGCTTTTACGGCAAGAAGCTGCTCATGATCGGCAGCAGCTATTCCGCCGAGGACATCGGCATGCAGTCCCACAAGATGGGCGCCGCGTCCCTCACCCTCAGCTACCGCACGGCCCCCATGGGTTATCACTGGCCGGAGAACACGGTGGAGCGCCCGCTGGTCACCCACTTTCAGGGCCGCACGGCCTACTTTAGTGACGGCACACACGATGACTTTGACGCGGTCGTTCTTTGCACCGGATACCAGCACAAATACCCGTATCTGCCCAGCGAGCTGTCGCTGAAGTCACCGAACGTGCTGTACCCCGGCAACCTCTACAAGGGAGTGGTATGGCAGCAGAACGAAAACCTGTTCTATCTGGGTGCCCAGGACCAGTACTACACGTTCAACATGTTCGACGCGCAGGCATGGTTTGCCCGCGATGTGATGACCGGAAAGATCGACCTTCCGTCGCTCGCTGAGCGCGACGCGGACATCCAGCTCTGGCTCGAGCGCCAAGCCGCACTGTCCGATCACGACGCAGAAGCCGATTTCCAGACGGACTATCTGCGGGAACTCATCGAAGCTACAGATTACCCGCCCTTTGATCTCGACGCCGTCTGCCAGTTGTTCAAGGACTGGATGCACCACAAGCACGATGACATCCTCGGGTACCGCGATATGCTCCACCGTTCAGTGGTCACCGGTACCCTGGCGACCCAGCACCACACCCGATGGATCAACGCAATGGATGACTCCATGGAGCGCTACCTGCACGGCACCTCCCAGAATCTGGACAACATGACACCCGATAATCTCACCGAGACAGTAGCCGCCGGGTAA
- a CDS encoding cupin domain-containing protein, producing the protein METTLVGTLSKAGSIHKVEGGYIGLPSMNEPGTVAAIGDSLHNPEGSVMSAGFFELKASEPLVYTYTYDEMKVVVQGEFILTDQSTGEVTHAKERDVLFFPKGTTVKFETPEYALGFFAGDRNFAP; encoded by the coding sequence ATGGAAACCACACTCGTAGGAACACTCAGTAAAGCTGGATCCATCCACAAGGTAGAAGGCGGCTATATCGGGCTGCCGTCCATGAACGAACCTGGAACGGTCGCTGCGATCGGCGACTCCCTCCACAACCCGGAGGGGTCCGTCATGAGCGCCGGATTCTTCGAACTGAAGGCTTCCGAGCCCTTGGTATACACGTACACCTACGACGAGATGAAGGTCGTCGTGCAGGGTGAGTTCATCCTTACCGACCAGTCGACAGGCGAAGTCACACACGCCAAAGAGCGCGACGTGCTGTTCTTCCCCAAGGGCACAACGGTCAAGTTTGAGACCCCTGAGTACGCTCTAGGGTTCTTCGCCGGCGACCGCAATTTCGCCCCCTAG
- a CDS encoding cupin domain-containing protein, giving the protein MTPMKDEWQRLHCRFINADPVGGWDDFILSEWELNSCGWEDFHPHTETNFVLEGELHIASEGKTVILRPGDSARVNPGQLGRYWAPVYARMVTIYGPNPEGLESHSFRYFEI; this is encoded by the coding sequence ATGACGCCTATGAAGGATGAATGGCAACGATTGCACTGCAGGTTCATCAACGCCGATCCAGTAGGCGGCTGGGATGATTTCATACTCTCCGAGTGGGAACTGAACTCCTGTGGCTGGGAAGACTTCCACCCCCACACCGAGACGAACTTCGTTCTGGAAGGCGAGCTCCACATTGCCAGCGAAGGCAAGACTGTCATCTTGAGGCCGGGCGATTCGGCACGCGTAAACCCCGGACAGCTCGGCCGGTACTGGGCACCGGTCTACGCACGCATGGTCACCATCTACGGACCCAACCCCGAGGGCCTGGAGTCACACTCCTTCCGATACTTCGAAATCTAA